From Acinetobacter suaedae, one genomic window encodes:
- a CDS encoding acyl-CoA desaturase yields MNSAPLKKAPINWTASITLIGTPILAAILIPLYAYFYDFSVSAWVSLFFLLALSSLGITAGYHRLWAHRAYEASLPLKILLMIGGTFAVQNSILFWASGHRTHHRHVDDVDQDPYSIKRGFWYAHLGWMIRDHSPSQPDFKNAPDLLNDKLVMFQHKYYVPMVIAVHVGLLGGIGWAVGDVWGVVLLGGLLRLIISHHVTFFINSLCHMWGKRPYTDENTARDNFVLAIFTWGEGYHNYHHIFQYDYRNGVKWWQYDPTKWLIWTSSKLGLAKNLRRIPSFNIQKAELAMKFKYAEQDLAIYGHDVNTDIVQMKQRIAQEYEAFTHTLNDWAKLKEQELQAKKAAMAEKIHQIDHKLKVDFQLLEHRLTHHRECLETLMRNIKKAPVSE; encoded by the coding sequence ATGAATTCCGCCCCACTCAAAAAAGCACCCATTAACTGGACTGCTAGCATTACCTTAATTGGAACCCCAATTCTTGCTGCTATTTTAATTCCTTTATACGCTTATTTTTATGATTTTAGTGTAAGCGCATGGGTAAGTTTATTCTTTCTCTTAGCATTAAGTAGTCTAGGCATTACTGCGGGTTATCATCGCTTATGGGCACACCGTGCTTATGAGGCATCTTTACCCTTAAAAATTCTGTTGATGATTGGTGGAACTTTTGCCGTTCAAAATAGTATTTTGTTCTGGGCTTCTGGACACCGTACCCATCACCGTCATGTCGATGATGTAGATCAAGACCCATACTCGATCAAACGTGGTTTTTGGTACGCACATTTAGGTTGGATGATCCGCGATCATTCACCGTCTCAACCTGATTTCAAAAATGCACCAGATTTGCTCAATGACAAACTCGTGATGTTCCAACACAAGTACTATGTCCCGATGGTCATTGCGGTCCATGTTGGTTTATTGGGTGGTATTGGCTGGGCTGTTGGTGATGTTTGGGGCGTAGTTCTACTAGGTGGTCTGCTGCGCTTGATTATCAGTCATCATGTTACCTTCTTTATTAACTCCCTCTGTCATATGTGGGGCAAACGTCCTTATACTGATGAAAATACGGCACGAGACAACTTCGTCTTAGCGATTTTCACTTGGGGTGAGGGTTATCACAACTACCATCATATCTTCCAATACGACTATCGCAATGGTGTGAAATGGTGGCAATATGACCCAACAAAATGGTTAATTTGGACCAGCTCTAAATTAGGTCTAGCTAAAAATTTACGTCGTATTCCTAGCTTTAATATTCAAAAAGCTGAGTTGGCGATGAAGTTTAAATATGCTGAACAAGACTTGGCCATTTATGGGCATGATGTAAACACAGATATCGTGCAAATGAAGCAACGTATTGCTCAAGAATACGAAGCATTTACCCATACATTAAATGATTGGGCAAAGCTTAAAGAGCAAGAGCTACAAGCTAAGAAAGCAGCGATGGCAGAAAAGATTCATCAAATCGACCATAAATTAAAAGTTGATTTCCAATTACTTGAGCATCGTCTTACTCATCATCGTGAATGCTTAGAAACTTTGATGCGTAATATCAAAAAAGCACCTGTTTCTGAGTAA
- a CDS encoding phosphoribosylanthranilate isomerase, translating into MRQHQLRTRAKICGITRLQDVQAVVQAGADAIGFVFFPPSPRHVSIEQAKVLANAVPAYVQLVGLFVNASVEEIQTVLDSVPLDVLQLHGDETPELCQQIAQQCKRRWYKAIQVKPDLDILTEIQRYQAVGASAVLLDAWHPELKGGTGHCFDWNKFPQIEIPLILAGGLTPENVSEAIDTTAAFAVDVSGGVESAKGIKDQQLIEKFMQGVQRGSAKP; encoded by the coding sequence ATGCGCCAACATCAACTGCGAACTCGCGCCAAAATTTGTGGTATTACTCGACTACAAGATGTTCAAGCTGTAGTACAAGCAGGGGCGGATGCAATCGGTTTTGTATTTTTTCCGCCAAGCCCTCGTCATGTCAGCATCGAACAAGCAAAAGTATTGGCAAATGCAGTACCCGCTTATGTTCAGTTGGTTGGTTTATTTGTAAATGCAAGCGTAGAAGAAATACAAACAGTGCTTGATTCAGTTCCTTTGGATGTATTACAACTGCATGGAGATGAAACTCCTGAACTGTGCCAACAGATTGCTCAGCAATGTAAACGTCGTTGGTACAAAGCGATTCAGGTTAAACCTGATTTAGATATTTTGACCGAAATTCAACGTTATCAAGCTGTCGGAGCTAGTGCTGTTCTCTTGGATGCATGGCATCCTGAATTAAAAGGTGGCACTGGTCATTGCTTTGATTGGAATAAATTCCCTCAAATTGAAATTCCACTAATCTTGGCAGGGGGCTTAACCCCTGAAAATGTGAGTGAAGCTATTGATACTACAGCGGCTTTTGCTGTAGATGTCAGCGGAGGCGTCGAGTCCGCAAAAGGTATAAAAGACCAACAACTCATTGAAAAATTTATGCAAGGAGTCCAACGTGGATCAGCAAAACCTTAG
- a CDS encoding META domain-containing protein, with translation MSEQIIVKNPIFSIKAFVHKTLIFSTVLMVAACQSQPQKVQKNTLQPKPANTLPPMQVRKSSDGVQDVDWQITTIQNKRALFFNQYPSFTLNSVSKSVSGHTGCNNIYGRYRYDFAQRKLDFDVRAGHYSCNKALAQEADLMDALQRVERFQYDGTNLYLLDARGQRLIQAQRKK, from the coding sequence ATGTCTGAGCAAATTATCGTGAAAAATCCTATTTTCTCTATAAAGGCATTTGTTCACAAAACTTTAATATTTTCTACTGTTTTGATGGTGGCTGCTTGTCAGAGTCAACCACAAAAAGTGCAAAAAAATACCTTACAACCTAAACCGGCTAATACACTTCCACCGATGCAGGTTCGTAAGAGTAGTGATGGAGTTCAAGATGTAGACTGGCAAATTACCACCATCCAAAACAAGCGGGCGTTATTCTTTAACCAATATCCAAGTTTTACTTTAAACTCTGTGAGCAAAAGTGTATCTGGGCATACGGGATGTAATAATATCTATGGGCGTTATCGCTATGATTTCGCTCAGCGTAAACTTGATTTTGATGTAAGAGCGGGGCATTACAGTTGTAATAAGGCCTTGGCACAAGAAGCAGATTTGATGGATGCGCTTCAACGTGTTGAGCGTTTTCAATATGATGGAACAAACCTCTATCTATTGGATGCTAGAGGACAACGCTTAATACAAGCACAACGTAAGAAATAA
- a CDS encoding glycerophosphodiester phosphodiesterase yields MRIIGHRGARGEAPENTLGGFHYLHGLGIRAVEFDVRQLKDDQLIVIHDDDFVRTAGRLQHVESCNLLEAQQFDHRHQWQDWKTEEFTPSLKQVMDCLIDFEHIEVEVKSVVDEAAAERLIIKLQQELQGFEKTATITSFDIKILDALQQHQSLFKRGLLVEAPIGEYAIELAHQYQCHQIGWKDQLATDEIIQLTQQARLDISVWTVNDVERAIHLQQLDIQGLITDIPQTMLQHLS; encoded by the coding sequence ATGCGAATTATTGGTCATCGTGGTGCGCGTGGTGAAGCACCTGAAAATACCTTAGGTGGATTCCACTATCTGCATGGGCTTGGCATTCGTGCAGTCGAGTTTGACGTTCGTCAGCTTAAAGATGACCAACTCATCGTAATTCATGATGATGATTTTGTTCGTACTGCTGGTCGCTTACAACATGTAGAAAGTTGTAATCTGCTAGAAGCCCAACAATTTGATCATCGCCATCAGTGGCAAGACTGGAAAACTGAGGAATTTACGCCGAGTTTAAAACAGGTTATGGATTGTTTAATCGACTTTGAGCATATCGAAGTTGAAGTAAAATCAGTCGTTGATGAGGCTGCGGCTGAACGGCTGATTATAAAACTACAGCAAGAACTACAAGGTTTTGAAAAAACAGCAACCATTACCAGCTTTGATATAAAAATTTTAGATGCATTACAACAACATCAAAGTCTTTTTAAACGAGGACTCTTGGTCGAAGCTCCGATCGGTGAATACGCAATCGAACTTGCACATCAATATCAATGTCATCAAATCGGTTGGAAAGATCAGCTCGCAACAGATGAAATCATTCAACTCACCCAACAAGCACGATTAGATATTAGTGTTTGGACAGTAAATGATGTTGAACGTGCAATTCATTTACAACAACTTGATATTCAAGGTTTGATTACGGATATTCCCCAAACAATGTTGCAGCATTTATCATAA
- a CDS encoding response regulator: MKHIMLVEDEVELAQLVRDYLEAAGFEVSMFHDGQDAYTQFQQRKPSLMILDLMVPRMDGLTICRKVREQSDLPIIMVTARTEEIDRVLGLNMGADDYICKPFSPKELVARVQAVLRRLERKAEPEQNDLFRIDKAQQRIWYQQKALTLTPTEFRLLELFLEHLGQVYSRAQLLDHINPDSFDVADRVIDSHIKNLRRKISEAADTGNRHEWIQAVYGVGYRFEYPDE; the protein is encoded by the coding sequence ATGAAACATATTATGTTGGTGGAAGATGAAGTTGAACTAGCTCAGTTAGTTCGGGACTACTTAGAAGCGGCTGGTTTTGAAGTCAGTATGTTTCATGATGGTCAAGATGCATATACTCAATTTCAACAACGCAAACCAAGCCTCATGATTTTAGATTTAATGGTGCCACGTATGGATGGTTTGACCATTTGCCGTAAAGTGCGTGAGCAGTCAGATTTACCGATTATTATGGTAACAGCACGAACTGAAGAAATTGATCGTGTTTTAGGTTTGAACATGGGTGCTGATGACTATATTTGTAAACCATTTAGTCCGAAAGAATTAGTTGCACGAGTACAAGCAGTACTACGCCGTTTAGAGCGTAAGGCGGAACCAGAGCAAAATGACTTATTCCGTATCGATAAGGCTCAGCAACGTATTTGGTATCAACAAAAAGCGCTGACTTTGACACCAACCGAGTTTCGTTTACTGGAGTTGTTCTTAGAGCACTTAGGGCAAGTATACTCACGTGCACAATTATTAGATCATATTAATCCTGATAGTTTTGATGTGGCAGATCGAGTGATTGATAGTCATATTAAAAACCTACGTCGTAAGATCTCAGAAGCGGCGGATACAGGTAATCGCCATGAATGGATTCAAGCGGTTTATGGTGTGGGTTATCGTTTTGAATATCCTGATGAATAA
- a CDS encoding TonB-dependent receptor plug domain-containing protein, translating to MSTVFQPTRLVGAIAIAMGFSSTTFAQDQSTNKVTTLDTIVVTASRSEQKISEVPARINIIEPKILEQSPIASLPQLLQTDASINMVQTGGYGQAASIFTRGTNSTHTLILRDGVRLNTGSSGAASLPFVDTTDIKQIEVLKGPASVLYGTDAIGGVVQLISKTPEKTSAFVTGEIGENKTYKSVIGADLAENGFYAQIRGQRLETDGTPVTDAKDNKKASFDQKGYSAKFGVEKEQFAASVDYSENEGYSDYDNYGNLVSQDFKNEVINIKGRVNILDNVAIHARLSQFKDDLNQNNSPDYVYSTTQEAELYTKWQMTPTQNILVGSTYKDIKGDVYSKNLWGGEDVKYKESVDTVGYFLQHQYQQNGIETQVGVRVEDNEKFGSHTVGQGAIRYQILPLTSVYANIGSAFRAPTTNDLYAMSWGANPDLKPEESFSYEIGVDQKLNYGIDLGLSVYRNKVDNLISLQAGKLININKATFTGGEASFKWQQDELFLNTTYAYVQAKDDETNKELNRRPKQSLTLTTGWDDGIYGISASIVAKSKSKDFADWPSTTPTTTPGYVTTNVNAYWQPTPMIKIFTNIENIGDVNYKTAYNGSDVYYINGGRLASAGVTFRY from the coding sequence ATGTCTACTGTCTTTCAACCAACTCGCCTCGTTGGTGCTATCGCTATTGCGATGGGGTTTTCCTCTACTACCTTTGCTCAAGATCAATCAACAAATAAAGTAACAACGCTTGATACGATTGTTGTCACGGCATCTCGTAGTGAACAAAAAATTAGTGAGGTTCCTGCACGTATCAATATTATTGAACCTAAAATTCTTGAACAATCTCCTATTGCTTCTTTACCGCAGCTACTTCAGACCGATGCTTCAATCAATATGGTACAGACTGGCGGTTACGGCCAAGCAGCATCAATTTTTACACGTGGTACAAACTCAACCCATACACTAATTCTACGTGACGGCGTCCGCTTAAATACAGGCTCTTCAGGAGCTGCTTCACTGCCATTTGTTGATACAACAGATATTAAACAGATTGAAGTATTAAAAGGCCCAGCCTCTGTTTTATATGGAACCGATGCAATTGGTGGTGTGGTACAACTAATTTCAAAAACACCTGAAAAAACTTCAGCATTTGTAACAGGTGAAATTGGTGAGAACAAAACGTATAAATCAGTCATTGGCGCAGATCTTGCTGAAAATGGTTTTTATGCTCAAATTCGTGGGCAACGCTTAGAAACTGATGGCACTCCAGTGACTGATGCAAAAGACAATAAAAAAGCGAGCTTTGATCAAAAAGGCTATAGTGCAAAATTTGGTGTTGAAAAAGAGCAATTTGCAGCGTCTGTCGACTATAGTGAAAACGAAGGCTATAGTGACTATGACAACTATGGCAACTTAGTTTCTCAAGACTTCAAAAATGAAGTGATTAACATAAAAGGTCGTGTAAATATTCTTGATAATGTAGCTATTCACGCTCGCTTATCTCAGTTCAAAGATGATTTGAACCAAAATAACTCACCAGACTACGTTTACAGCACTACACAAGAAGCTGAACTTTATACGAAATGGCAAATGACCCCTACTCAAAATATTTTAGTGGGTTCAACATACAAAGATATTAAAGGTGATGTGTACTCAAAAAATCTTTGGGGGGGAGAAGACGTTAAATACAAAGAATCTGTAGATACCGTCGGTTATTTTCTCCAGCATCAATATCAACAAAATGGTATAGAAACTCAAGTTGGTGTTCGTGTTGAAGATAACGAAAAGTTTGGCTCACATACCGTAGGTCAAGGTGCGATCAGATACCAAATATTACCACTTACAAGTGTTTATGCGAATATTGGTTCTGCATTCCGTGCTCCAACCACAAATGATTTATATGCAATGTCTTGGGGTGCTAATCCTGACCTAAAACCAGAAGAAAGTTTTTCTTATGAAATTGGTGTGGATCAAAAACTAAACTACGGTATTGATTTAGGTTTATCTGTTTACCGTAATAAAGTTGATAATTTAATTAGCCTCCAAGCAGGTAAGCTAATCAATATTAACAAGGCAACGTTCACAGGTGGCGAAGCGTCATTTAAATGGCAACAGGATGAATTGTTTTTAAATACAACATATGCCTACGTTCAAGCCAAAGATGACGAAACAAATAAAGAGTTAAATCGTCGCCCGAAACAAAGTTTGACTTTAACCACTGGTTGGGATGATGGAATCTACGGTATTTCAGCATCTATCGTTGCTAAATCTAAATCTAAAGATTTTGCAGACTGGCCTTCCACAACACCAACCACAACACCAGGTTATGTTACGACTAACGTAAATGCATATTGGCAGCCGACACCAATGATAAAAATCTTTACTAATATCGAAAATATCGGTGATGTAAACTACAAAACTGCTTATAACGGTAGTGATGTTTACTACATCAACGGTGGTCGTTTAGCTTCTGCCGGTGTCACATTCCGTTATTAA
- the baeS gene encoding sensor histidine kinase efflux regulator BaeS, which yields MNVRRVPIALRLFLTVLLTTLLIATISLGVLHWTMQKNFARYVADVEMQKLDRLIANLGNVYRIYHDWGNAIQAQILQIEGTAAPDDYDRLSQWWLRRQYDIALQQRYFNEHTLLNLSPTLTQNNAEIRSRQIFNEEELQVLKQNLPSEYQPFEGLRFPLSPSQFRLKKEGAEDERENKLNTSNANQQVKKRFVSIPDRLGLSSRLSLYNENHQFIVGEPSSDQLSYRPIIVGDKVVGYLGLKPVLDQDDASSINFFSNQKRYLLLVYALTLLSSLVAALLMATYFKKPIQRLLQATLELTRGNYQHQVMIKRNDELGDLSNQLNHLADILHQHEQSRRQWVADTSHELKTPLAVLQAQIEAMQDGIRKATPEHLDAMMRQVSSLKKLTQDLADLAQAEAQQLKCYFAEVNPWDVVLQEVDNFKSTFEQHQLEVELSGEEALLSLDRDRFKQIIVNLLGNCVRYTEKGGKIQIHTQQDQQQWILYVDDSPLGVSDEQLARLGERFYRVDDSRTRSTGGTGLGLALSRKLAQALGGALTFEHSPLGGLRCVLTFPKQIK from the coding sequence TTGAATGTTCGTCGTGTTCCGATCGCTTTACGCTTATTTCTCACTGTGTTGCTAACGACTTTGCTAATCGCAACGATTAGCTTAGGCGTGCTGCATTGGACGATGCAAAAAAACTTTGCACGTTATGTTGCAGATGTTGAAATGCAGAAATTAGATCGTTTGATTGCCAACCTCGGAAATGTGTACAGAATATATCATGACTGGGGCAATGCGATTCAGGCTCAAATTCTGCAAATTGAAGGTACTGCTGCACCAGATGATTATGATCGTCTTTCACAGTGGTGGTTACGTAGACAATATGACATCGCCTTACAGCAACGATATTTTAATGAACATACTTTGTTAAATTTATCACCAACATTGACGCAAAATAATGCGGAGATCAGAAGTCGTCAGATCTTTAATGAAGAAGAATTACAGGTATTAAAACAGAATTTACCATCAGAATATCAACCTTTTGAAGGGTTACGTTTTCCACTCAGTCCAAGCCAATTTCGTTTGAAAAAAGAAGGAGCAGAGGATGAGCGAGAAAATAAATTAAATACTTCAAATGCAAATCAACAAGTCAAAAAACGTTTCGTGTCGATACCTGACCGTTTAGGATTAAGTTCTCGTTTATCTCTATATAATGAAAATCATCAGTTTATTGTAGGTGAACCATCTTCTGATCAGTTGTCCTATCGTCCAATTATTGTGGGAGACAAAGTGGTCGGTTATCTGGGATTGAAGCCTGTCCTAGATCAGGATGATGCATCGAGTATCAACTTCTTTAGTAATCAAAAGCGCTATTTACTTTTAGTTTATGCACTTACACTATTATCGAGCCTTGTTGCTGCTTTGTTAATGGCAACTTATTTTAAAAAGCCAATTCAACGTTTGCTGCAAGCAACTTTGGAGTTAACGCGTGGTAATTATCAACATCAGGTGATGATCAAGCGAAACGACGAACTCGGTGATCTATCAAATCAATTGAATCATTTAGCCGATATTTTACATCAGCATGAGCAATCACGCCGTCAGTGGGTAGCAGATACTTCACATGAGTTGAAAACACCATTAGCGGTATTGCAGGCACAAATTGAGGCGATGCAAGACGGAATTCGTAAAGCCACACCAGAACATTTGGATGCGATGATGCGTCAAGTATCGAGTTTAAAGAAATTGACTCAGGATTTGGCTGATTTAGCACAGGCGGAAGCACAACAACTGAAATGTTATTTTGCTGAAGTTAATCCTTGGGATGTTGTGTTACAAGAGGTCGATAATTTTAAATCGACTTTTGAACAACATCAGTTAGAGGTTGAATTATCTGGTGAAGAGGCTTTGTTATCTCTGGATCGAGATCGCTTTAAACAGATTATTGTTAACTTACTTGGAAACTGTGTTCGCTATACCGAAAAAGGTGGAAAAATACAGATTCATACTCAACAAGATCAGCAACAATGGATATTGTATGTAGATGACAGCCCATTAGGGGTAAGTGATGAACAGTTGGCACGCCTAGGTGAGAGATTTTATCGTGTTGATGATTCTCGTACACGAAGTACAGGGGGGACTGGTCTTGGTTTAGCCCTCTCAAGAAAATTAGCACAAGCATTAGGCGGTGCACTAACGTTTGAACATTCTCCTTTAGGGGGATTACGCTGTGTACTGACTTTCCCAAAACAAATTAAATAA
- a CDS encoding cob(I)yrinic acid a,c-diamide adenosyltransferase, whose translation MGHRLSKIYTRTGDSGTTGLGDGSRVAKDDLRIAALGDVDELNATIGVLRAQISASQIENKADWDKSLSLIQHWLFDLGGEVCIPNYHLLQPVCIDFLEQEIDHMNESLPMLKDFILPSGSLACSYAHQARAVCRRAERALLSVHNRDKNIQATALQLLNRLSDWLFVASRALQRAEGGSEVLWQKNINDSIDPA comes from the coding sequence ATGGGACATCGTTTAAGTAAAATCTATACACGTACAGGTGACTCAGGTACCACAGGTCTGGGAGATGGTTCCCGCGTTGCCAAAGATGATTTACGCATTGCTGCGCTCGGTGATGTCGATGAACTCAATGCAACCATTGGTGTACTTCGCGCACAAATCAGTGCCAGCCAAATTGAAAATAAAGCGGATTGGGATAAAAGTTTAAGCTTGATTCAACATTGGTTATTTGATTTAGGTGGTGAAGTTTGCATTCCAAACTATCATTTACTTCAACCTGTATGCATCGACTTTCTGGAACAAGAAATTGATCACATGAATGAGTCTTTACCGATGTTAAAAGACTTCATTTTGCCATCAGGAAGTTTGGCATGTAGCTATGCCCATCAAGCCCGTGCGGTATGTCGTCGTGCTGAACGTGCTTTATTGTCGGTACACAATCGTGACAAAAATATCCAAGCAACAGCCTTACAATTACTGAATCGTTTATCCGACTGGTTGTTTGTTGCCTCACGTGCCTTGCAACGTGCTGAAGGTGGTAGCGAAGTGTTGTGGCAAAAAAATATTAATGACAGTATCGATCCAGCATAA
- a CDS encoding protein adenylyltransferase SelO, whose product MQFNPRYSSLDTKLFHQQQPSPLRGAKAGHFNEALADELQWSAEDKANWVEICSGQKTFAEFPPLAMVYAGHQFGQWAGQLGDGRGLLIGQILDQHGQTIDLHLKGAGSTPYSRMGDGRAVLRSVIREYLAGHALNALGVASSHAVGFTTSSQGVQRETLELGAMLLRTSDCHIRFGHFEWINQYAPALLADFTQKCIEWHYPECLDADNPILAFAQKVIERTAIMIAKWQLVGFAHGVMNTDNLNITGSTLDFGPYGFMERFRPNWINNHSDYQGRYTYQNQPSIGHWNLWTWLNNLIPLATPENKEQFKLDLAKCLEQFEPIFLEHYGQGLCQKMGLPHFHKDSLDCSFAFLRILQTEQLDYTQSFIRLQNQEYKILRDDCLDLRQFDAFLQQYQEIRKHQDIDALDHAMQQANPHYVLRNHMAQKAIELAERGDFSEVDRLFKLLNLPYSKQPDLETAEDIAPLPSDVPEISVSCSS is encoded by the coding sequence ATGCAGTTTAATCCACGCTACTCCTCTCTCGATACAAAGCTTTTTCATCAACAGCAACCAAGCCCATTACGCGGTGCTAAAGCAGGTCATTTCAATGAAGCCTTAGCCGATGAATTACAATGGAGTGCAGAGGATAAAGCTAACTGGGTTGAGATTTGTAGTGGACAAAAAACCTTTGCTGAGTTTCCTCCTTTAGCTATGGTTTATGCAGGGCATCAATTCGGACAGTGGGCAGGTCAATTGGGTGATGGACGAGGATTGCTGATCGGACAAATCCTAGATCAGCATGGACAAACCATAGACCTACATCTAAAAGGAGCTGGCTCTACCCCCTACTCTCGTATGGGTGATGGAAGAGCTGTATTACGTTCCGTGATTCGTGAATATCTTGCAGGACATGCCTTAAATGCACTCGGTGTCGCATCGAGTCATGCTGTGGGTTTCACCACCTCATCCCAAGGCGTACAACGTGAAACATTAGAACTCGGTGCAATGCTATTGCGTACATCTGACTGCCATATTCGTTTCGGTCATTTCGAGTGGATTAACCAATACGCACCAGCACTTTTAGCTGATTTCACGCAGAAGTGTATCGAATGGCACTATCCAGAATGCTTAGATGCAGATAATCCAATTCTTGCTTTTGCCCAAAAAGTGATTGAGCGTACCGCTATCATGATCGCAAAATGGCAACTGGTTGGTTTTGCGCATGGGGTGATGAATACCGATAATTTAAATATTACAGGTTCAACTTTAGATTTTGGTCCTTATGGATTTATGGAACGCTTCCGTCCAAACTGGATCAATAACCATTCAGACTATCAAGGTCGATACACCTACCAAAATCAGCCAAGCATTGGCCATTGGAATCTTTGGACTTGGTTAAATAATCTGATCCCTCTCGCAACACCTGAAAATAAAGAACAGTTCAAACTAGATTTAGCAAAATGTCTGGAACAATTTGAGCCTATTTTCTTGGAGCATTACGGCCAAGGTTTATGTCAAAAGATGGGATTGCCTCATTTCCACAAAGATAGTCTGGATTGTAGTTTTGCATTCTTGAGAATTCTTCAAACAGAACAACTCGACTACACTCAAAGTTTTATTCGCTTACAAAATCAGGAATATAAAATACTACGCGATGATTGTTTGGATTTACGTCAATTTGATGCCTTCCTCCAACAATATCAAGAAATACGTAAACATCAGGATATCGACGCATTAGATCACGCTATGCAACAAGCAAATCCACACTATGTATTACGCAATCATATGGCGCAAAAAGCCATCGAGCTTGCAGAGCGTGGAGATTTTAGCGAAGTTGATCGTTTGTTTAAGCTACTGAATCTACCTTATAGCAAACAACCTGATCTAGAAACGGCTGAAGATATTGCTCCTTTGCCGAGTGACGTCCCTGAGATTTCTGTCAGTTGTTCATCCTAA
- a CDS encoding L,D-transpeptidase family protein, whose product MKPWIAICASIIILLIGIGLYVYRAYIPSTMMPTGSVMPQSLSDEEIIYIRDNTPITKIEVFKHQRILQLKHHNEIIREYPMRLGFNPLGHKQFEGDGKTPEGTYSIDWRNPNSAYYKSLHISYPNEQDAAYAKQQGRSAGGDIMIHGSVPKEYLNLPTSMTYFPQGDWTLGCIAVRNIDMDEIWQLVDNNTQIVIHP is encoded by the coding sequence ATGAAACCTTGGATAGCAATATGTGCCAGTATCATTATTTTGCTGATTGGGATAGGGCTATATGTTTACAGAGCCTATATTCCAAGCACAATGATGCCGACAGGCTCTGTCATGCCACAATCATTATCCGACGAGGAAATCATATACATTAGAGACAACACCCCGATTACCAAGATTGAAGTGTTTAAGCATCAACGGATCTTACAACTCAAGCATCACAACGAGATTATTCGTGAGTATCCAATGCGCTTAGGGTTTAATCCTTTGGGTCATAAACAATTCGAGGGGGATGGAAAAACACCTGAAGGGACATATAGCATCGACTGGCGCAATCCCAATAGCGCCTATTATAAATCGTTGCATATTTCCTATCCAAATGAACAAGATGCCGCTTATGCTAAACAACAAGGACGATCAGCAGGTGGAGATATTATGATTCATGGTAGTGTGCCAAAGGAATATCTTAATTTACCAACCAGTATGACTTATTTTCCTCAGGGAGATTGGACACTCGGTTGTATTGCGGTTAGAAATATTGATATGGATGAAATCTGGCAATTGGTGGATAACAATACTCAAATCGTAATCCACCCTTAG